From Herbiconiux flava, one genomic window encodes:
- the tuf gene encoding elongation factor Tu, with amino-acid sequence MAKAKFERTKPHVNIGTIGHVDHGKTTLTAAISKVLADKFPSATNVQRDFASIDSAPEERQRGITINISHVEYETPKRHYAHVDAPGHADYIKNMITGAAQMDGAILVVAATDGPMAQTREHVLLAKQVGVPYLLVALNKADMVDDEEILELVELEVRELLAGQNFDEDAPVVRVSGLKALEGDEKWTQSILDLMDAVDESIPDPIRDKDKPFLMPIEDVFTITGRGTVVTGRAERGTLAINSEVEIVGIRPTQKTTVTGIEMFHKQLDEAWAGENCGLLLRGTKREDVERGQVVVKPGSVTPHTEFEGTAYILSKDEGGRHNPFYTNYRPQFYFRTTDVTGVITLPEGTEMVMPGDTTDISVALIQPIAMEEGLGFAIREGGRTVGAGTVTKINK; translated from the coding sequence GTGGCTAAGGCCAAGTTCGAGCGGACCAAGCCGCACGTCAACATCGGAACGATCGGTCACGTTGACCACGGTAAGACCACCCTTACCGCTGCCATCTCGAAGGTCCTGGCGGACAAGTTCCCGTCGGCGACCAACGTTCAGCGCGACTTCGCGTCGATCGACTCCGCTCCTGAGGAGCGCCAGCGCGGCATCACGATCAACATCTCGCACGTCGAGTACGAGACGCCCAAGCGTCACTACGCTCACGTCGACGCCCCCGGTCACGCCGACTACATCAAGAACATGATCACCGGTGCGGCCCAGATGGACGGCGCGATCCTCGTGGTCGCCGCCACCGACGGCCCGATGGCCCAGACCCGTGAGCACGTGCTGCTCGCCAAGCAGGTCGGCGTGCCCTACCTGCTCGTCGCGCTGAACAAGGCCGACATGGTCGACGACGAGGAGATCCTGGAGCTCGTCGAGCTCGAGGTCCGCGAGCTGCTCGCCGGCCAGAACTTCGACGAGGACGCACCGGTCGTGCGCGTCTCCGGCCTCAAGGCCCTCGAGGGCGACGAGAAGTGGACCCAGTCCATCCTCGACCTCATGGACGCTGTGGACGAGTCGATCCCCGACCCGATCCGCGACAAGGACAAGCCGTTCCTGATGCCGATCGAGGACGTCTTCACGATCACCGGTCGTGGAACCGTCGTCACCGGCCGCGCCGAGCGTGGCACCCTCGCCATCAACTCCGAGGTCGAGATCGTCGGCATCCGCCCGACGCAGAAGACCACGGTCACCGGTATCGAGATGTTCCACAAGCAGCTCGACGAGGCCTGGGCCGGCGAGAACTGCGGTCTGCTCCTCCGCGGCACCAAGCGCGAGGACGTCGAGCGCGGCCAGGTCGTCGTGAAGCCCGGTTCGGTCACGCCGCACACCGAGTTCGAAGGGACCGCCTACATCCTGTCGAAGGATGAGGGTGGCCGTCACAACCCCTTCTACACGAACTACCGCCCGCAGTTCTACTTCCGCACCACCGACGTCACCGGCGTCATCACGCTGCCCGAGGGCACCGAGATGGTCATGCCCGGCGACACCACCGACATCTCGGTCGCGCTGATCCAGCCGATCGCGATGGAAGAGGGCCTCGGCTTCGCGATCCGTGAGGGTGGCCGCACCGTCGGTGCCGGCACCGTCACCAAGATCAACAAGTAG
- a CDS encoding Rv0909 family putative TA system antitoxin — protein MAGFDDITRKAKAFLDEEKVQQALKSEKAEEVSDKLLEGLAGAAKKVTGGKHDDKIDEARRKADGAVGDR, from the coding sequence ATGGCTGGATTCGACGACATCACGCGCAAGGCGAAGGCATTCCTCGACGAGGAGAAGGTGCAGCAGGCACTGAAGAGCGAGAAGGCCGAGGAGGTCAGCGACAAGCTCCTCGAGGGGCTCGCGGGTGCCGCCAAGAAGGTCACCGGCGGCAAGCACGACGACAAGATCGACGAAGCCCGCCGCAAGGCCGATGGGGCGGTCGGTGACCGTTAG
- a CDS encoding DNA topoisomerase IB encodes MARLRRSDSSGRGIHRLKAGRGFTYRDHSGATVTDPELRARIEHLAIPPAWTDVWIAPYANGHIQATGVDGAGRRQYIYHPTWREQKDRIKYDRALALAESLPAARRRVTIDLRRDGYPEERALAAGFRMLDTGSLRVGSERYAAKHGSHGLTTLLCAHATTKGDRVHLSFPAKSGQEWDSEITDADLASFVRSMKRRGANARLIAWKDGSRWHPVTAEEINAYVREQTGGEFTAKDFRTLHGTAAAAVSLARSGPQPSKTARSKSIAQAMRDASAVLGNTPSIAKASYVDPRVVDHFRNGTTIDRTRLASVESELRALLFD; translated from the coding sequence ATGGCACGGCTCCGACGCTCCGACTCCTCGGGCCGGGGGATCCATCGGCTGAAGGCCGGGCGCGGGTTCACCTACCGCGACCACTCCGGTGCGACGGTCACCGACCCCGAGCTCCGCGCCCGCATCGAGCATCTCGCGATCCCGCCCGCCTGGACGGACGTGTGGATCGCGCCGTACGCCAACGGCCACATCCAGGCCACGGGCGTCGACGGTGCCGGTCGCCGCCAGTACATCTACCACCCCACGTGGCGCGAGCAGAAGGACCGGATCAAGTACGACCGGGCCCTCGCCCTCGCCGAGTCGCTCCCGGCCGCCCGTCGCCGCGTCACCATCGACCTGCGGCGCGACGGCTACCCCGAGGAGCGCGCGCTGGCCGCCGGCTTCAGGATGCTCGACACGGGCTCCCTGCGCGTCGGGAGCGAACGCTACGCGGCCAAGCACGGCAGCCACGGGCTGACCACGCTGCTCTGCGCCCACGCCACCACCAAGGGCGACCGCGTCCACCTCTCCTTCCCGGCCAAGAGCGGTCAGGAGTGGGACTCCGAGATCACCGACGCCGACCTCGCCTCGTTCGTGCGCTCGATGAAGCGCCGTGGAGCGAACGCGCGGCTGATCGCCTGGAAGGACGGCTCGCGCTGGCACCCGGTGACCGCCGAGGAGATCAACGCCTACGTCCGTGAGCAGACAGGCGGGGAGTTCACCGCGAAGGACTTCCGCACCCTGCACGGCACCGCCGCCGCAGCCGTCAGCCTCGCCCGGTCGGGCCCGCAGCCGTCGAAGACCGCGCGCTCCAAGTCGATCGCCCAGGCCATGCGTGATGCGTCGGCCGTGCTCGGCAACACCCCTTCGATCGCGAAGGCGAGCTACGTCGATCCGCGCGTGGTCGACCACTTCCGCAACGGCACCACGATCGACCGCACCCGCCTCGCATCCGTCGAGAGCGAGCTCCGCGCACTCCTGTTCGACTGA
- a CDS encoding fructosamine kinase family protein, with amino-acid sequence MFTKSDPRAPEGFFEAEAAGLAWLADARGAPCVRVQSVHPGVIELEELRPARPSREAASRFGEQLARTHHAGAAAFGAPPEGWTGPCFIGRRAMSTGEWATWSEFYPSQRVMPYAEQAVARGNLSADGFRLVKRASELIATGIFEDGEAPARLHGDLWSGNVLWTPTGVVLIDPAAHGGHRETDLAMLRLFGAPFIDDILWGYEEVAPLAEGWRERLPLHQLFPLAVHAVGHGPSYGAELERAAAAVLQLGTGSA; translated from the coding sequence GTGTTCACCAAAAGCGATCCCCGGGCGCCCGAGGGCTTCTTCGAGGCCGAGGCGGCCGGGCTGGCGTGGCTGGCGGATGCGCGGGGAGCCCCGTGCGTGAGGGTGCAGTCCGTGCATCCGGGGGTCATCGAGCTCGAGGAGCTGCGGCCCGCGCGACCGAGCCGGGAGGCCGCCAGCCGCTTCGGCGAGCAGCTCGCCCGGACGCACCACGCCGGAGCCGCGGCCTTCGGTGCGCCGCCCGAGGGCTGGACCGGACCCTGCTTCATCGGCCGACGCGCCATGAGCACGGGGGAGTGGGCCACGTGGAGCGAGTTCTACCCGTCGCAGCGGGTGATGCCGTACGCGGAGCAGGCGGTCGCGCGCGGGAACCTCTCGGCCGACGGGTTCCGCCTCGTGAAGCGCGCCAGCGAACTGATCGCGACCGGCATCTTCGAGGACGGCGAGGCGCCGGCCCGGTTGCACGGCGACCTGTGGTCGGGCAACGTGCTCTGGACGCCGACGGGCGTGGTGCTGATCGACCCGGCGGCGCACGGCGGGCACCGCGAGACCGATCTGGCCATGCTGCGGCTGTTCGGGGCGCCGTTCATCGACGACATCCTGTGGGGCTACGAGGAGGTCGCCCCTCTCGCGGAGGGCTGGCGCGAACGCCTGCCGCTGCACCAGCTGTTCCCCCTCGCCGTGCACGCGGTGGGCCACGGGCCCTCCTACGGAGCGGAGCTGGAGCGGGCGGCCGCGGCCGTGCTGCAGCTGGGCACCGGTTCGGCGTGA
- the rpsJ gene encoding 30S ribosomal protein S10, protein MAGQKIRIRLKSYDHEVIDTSARKIVDTVTRAGATVVGPVPLPTEKNVVAVIRSPHKYKDSREHFEMRTHKRLIDIIDPTPKAVDSLMRLDLPADVNIEIKL, encoded by the coding sequence ATGGCGGGACAGAAGATCCGCATTCGACTTAAGTCGTATGACCACGAGGTCATCGACACCTCGGCGCGCAAGATCGTCGACACGGTCACCCGCGCAGGAGCCACCGTCGTCGGCCCCGTGCCGCTGCCCACCGAGAAGAACGTGGTGGCGGTCATCCGCTCGCCCCACAAGTACAAGGACAGCCGCGAGCACTTCGAGATGCGCACCCACAAGCGCCTCATCGACATCATCGACCCGACGCCGAAGGCCGTCGACTCGCTCATGCGTCTCGACCTCCCCGCCGACGTCAACATCGAGATCAAGCTCTGA